From Novipirellula galeiformis, the proteins below share one genomic window:
- a CDS encoding sigma-54-dependent transcriptional regulator: MSAPASILLVDDDQHLADSMAQWLREMSHDVETAWTLGSAKAALKKQKFDLVITDLRLGDEDGFDLIGYTKQQHPETSVLVITGYATPDTAVQAVRAGAFDLLTKPLIDDELTLAIERAVEQRKIAHENETLRLQLDRRRGMENILSHDYRMLKVFDVIDSVADARASVLITGENGTGKSMIARAIHARSSRRNGPFVEVACGALPDTLLESELFGHVSGAFTGANHDKPGKFDMAHGGTLFLDEIATATPAMQVKLLRVLQEFKFEPLGGNETHSVDTRVILATNEDLTGAVTSGSFRQDLYYRINVVNIVLPPLRERPGDVTLLVDHFLTEAAESCSREIEGFDREAIAALQNYSWPGNVRQLENIVERAVLLGRGSLLTVDDLPPEVTGRTGDVAFASPATSPTSRINHVIGQLDGKTLREALEAPEREIILQSLRSHRWNRAATADALDINRTTLYKKMKRLGLDDPRLQYAN, encoded by the coding sequence ATGAGCGCACCAGCATCGATCCTTCTGGTCGACGACGATCAACACTTGGCCGACTCCATGGCTCAGTGGTTGCGTGAAATGTCTCATGATGTCGAGACCGCTTGGACACTTGGGTCTGCGAAAGCGGCGTTGAAGAAACAAAAGTTCGACTTGGTCATCACCGACCTTCGCCTGGGCGACGAAGACGGCTTTGATTTGATCGGGTACACCAAACAACAACATCCTGAGACATCGGTGCTGGTGATCACCGGCTATGCGACTCCCGACACTGCCGTCCAAGCGGTTCGCGCGGGCGCGTTTGATCTATTGACCAAACCGTTGATCGACGACGAATTGACGTTGGCGATTGAGCGTGCTGTCGAGCAGCGAAAGATTGCCCATGAAAACGAAACGCTGCGTTTGCAGTTGGATCGCCGCAGGGGGATGGAAAATATCCTCAGTCACGACTACCGCATGCTCAAAGTCTTTGATGTCATCGACAGCGTCGCGGACGCGCGTGCCTCCGTCTTAATCACTGGCGAAAACGGCACCGGCAAGAGTATGATTGCGCGAGCCATCCACGCTCGCAGCTCACGTCGAAACGGTCCGTTCGTCGAGGTCGCTTGCGGGGCGCTCCCCGACACGCTACTCGAAAGCGAATTATTCGGCCATGTTTCTGGAGCGTTCACTGGGGCCAACCATGACAAGCCCGGCAAGTTCGACATGGCTCACGGCGGAACGCTTTTCTTGGACGAAATCGCGACGGCAACGCCGGCGATGCAAGTCAAGCTGTTGCGAGTTTTACAAGAATTCAAATTCGAACCTCTCGGTGGCAACGAAACACACTCGGTCGACACCCGCGTGATCTTGGCAACCAACGAAGATCTCACCGGCGCAGTCACGAGCGGCTCCTTCCGCCAAGATTTGTACTACCGGATTAATGTCGTCAACATCGTGTTACCGCCGCTACGGGAACGTCCCGGCGACGTCACATTGCTAGTGGACCATTTCCTCACCGAAGCGGCAGAGTCATGCAGCCGAGAGATCGAAGGCTTTGACCGCGAGGCGATCGCGGCGCTGCAAAACTACAGCTGGCCGGGGAACGTCCGACAACTCGAGAACATCGTCGAACGAGCGGTATTGCTGGGTCGAGGTTCTTTGTTGACGGTCGACGATCTGCCCCCCGAAGTCACCGGGCGAACCGGCGACGTAGCATTTGCCAGCCCTGCGACCAGTCCCACAAGCCGCATCAACCATGTGATCGGGCAACTCGACGGCAAAACATTGCGTGAAGCGCTCGAAGCCCCCGAGCGAGAAATCATCCTTCAATCGCTCCGTTCGCATCGCTGGAATCGAGCCGCGACCGCCGACGCATTGGACATCAATCGCACGACGCTTTACAAGAAGATGAAGCGATTGGGCTTGGATGACCCCCGTTTGCAATACGCAAATTAA
- a CDS encoding response regulator transcription factor, giving the protein MSQKLLVVDDHEAVRCGLEYLFNGESTSFDVSTSISVDAFELLSQQSFAAVIIDIRMPEMDGLELLEKIRQSESDVPVVVLSGYDNPTYIARAAALGANDYVLKNTERQGVIDAVLRAIHSQGAVPEGRFHQIREKMLNQVDLTQFACDWPLTNRESQVLLHIALGLSNKEIAKSLMISVETVKEHVQNILRKLGANDRTDAAVKAVRVGFID; this is encoded by the coding sequence ATGTCCCAAAAATTACTGGTTGTCGACGATCACGAGGCGGTGCGCTGTGGTTTGGAGTACCTGTTTAACGGGGAATCCACGAGTTTCGACGTGAGCACCAGCATTTCAGTGGACGCCTTTGAACTGCTTTCTCAACAGTCATTTGCGGCGGTGATTATCGATATCCGAATGCCCGAGATGGACGGGCTCGAACTGCTTGAGAAAATTCGTCAATCCGAATCGGATGTGCCGGTTGTCGTGCTTAGTGGCTACGATAACCCGACCTATATCGCCCGCGCGGCGGCCTTGGGCGCTAATGATTACGTTTTAAAGAATACCGAGCGTCAGGGGGTGATTGACGCGGTGTTACGCGCCATCCACTCTCAGGGGGCCGTTCCGGAAGGACGGTTTCACCAGATTCGTGAAAAGATGCTCAATCAAGTCGATCTGACACAGTTCGCTTGTGATTGGCCGCTGACCAACCGCGAGTCCCAGGTGCTGCTGCACATCGCGTTGGGGCTCAGCAATAAAGAGATTGCCAAGTCGTTGATGATCAGTGTCGAGACCGTGAAGGAGCACGTTCAAAACATTTTGCGAAAACTTGGTGCCAACGATCGAACCGACGCTGCTGTGAAAGCGGTTCGAGTCGGGTTCATCGACTAA
- a CDS encoding class I SAM-dependent methyltransferase has protein sequence MGKSKTNNAAPKKSSATNAKPTLAETADKFDCYQKSVQTPEHEVEFFEHAYRDAYGKKPYTLREDFCGTFAVCCHWVQSDPKRTAVGVDLCSETLAWGREHNLASLDPAEQSRVKLIEQDVRKRNRPQVDVLAAQNFSFWLFKTRAEVIAYFKTARANLKSEGVMVMDMMGGGDCYTEGQVDKRVIKKGRKGFRYEWKQASFNPINADASFYISFKFKDGSKLKRAFEYHWRFWTIPEVREMLVEAGFSENHVYWEIEDDSEESSWERSENASSDPSWICYIVAIK, from the coding sequence AAATCGAAAACGAATAACGCGGCCCCCAAAAAGTCGTCTGCAACAAACGCCAAGCCCACCTTGGCCGAAACCGCGGACAAGTTCGACTGCTACCAAAAATCAGTGCAAACCCCTGAGCACGAAGTCGAGTTCTTCGAACACGCTTATCGCGACGCCTATGGCAAGAAGCCCTACACACTGCGTGAAGACTTTTGCGGCACGTTTGCGGTCTGTTGCCACTGGGTTCAATCCGATCCCAAGCGAACCGCGGTCGGGGTAGACCTCTGTAGCGAAACACTTGCCTGGGGACGCGAACATAATCTTGCGTCACTCGACCCAGCGGAGCAAAGCCGCGTGAAGTTGATCGAGCAAGATGTGCGGAAACGCAACCGCCCCCAAGTCGACGTGCTCGCGGCGCAAAACTTTTCCTTCTGGCTATTCAAGACGCGGGCCGAAGTCATCGCCTACTTCAAAACCGCACGCGCGAACTTGAAGAGCGAGGGAGTGATGGTGATGGACATGATGGGCGGCGGCGATTGCTACACGGAAGGACAAGTCGACAAACGTGTCATCAAGAAAGGCCGCAAAGGATTTCGCTACGAATGGAAACAAGCTTCGTTTAATCCCATCAACGCGGACGCGAGCTTTTACATCAGCTTTAAGTTCAAGGATGGCAGCAAGCTCAAGCGAGCGTTCGAGTACCATTGGCGATTCTGGACGATCCCCGAAGTCCGTGAGATGCTCGTCGAAGCCGGCTTCAGCGAAAATCACGTCTATTGGGAAATCGAAGATGACAGCGAGGAATCGAGCTGGGAACGCTCTGAAAACGCCTCGAGCGATCCAAGCTGGATCTGTTACATCGTCGCGATCAAATAG